One stretch of Prunus persica cultivar Lovell chromosome G1, Prunus_persica_NCBIv2, whole genome shotgun sequence DNA includes these proteins:
- the LOC18790575 gene encoding uncharacterized protein LOC18790575 — MILLNNNELESEDKGQQQHSKDIGNEDEYEEEEEKKEDVIVNSDYEISEEEENGNKEAASRAQPRNNAPNDEYAQCFEEMNEMPLNEATWEISDDDEDSDRLPSDVDSSGDEEEGQKKTSKRKWKKTNFKQFKKETDLRNPEFRIGMQFANKDELKETIREYAIVQGKNIKLVKKDNKRIQAKCTGHTKCPFILWASKIDTDEQTFAIKTLSLEHECTRVDKLKYINSRWLSKRFADKIRKNPEWDVGAFKAEVLEKYHMNVSKHHIYRAKTLSKVIIGGSYVEQYARLWDYVEELKKANKGSTVIIKNKMKGNKPVFERIYVCLETCKRGFSAGCRPLIGIDGCHLKRPYTGQVLTAVSVDGNNGLYPVAYAVVEVESKSSWIWFLQLLIEDLQIENGKAWVFMNDKQKGLILAIETLLPTAEHKMCVRHLYSNFRIEHAGLALKNILWAAAKATTIPWYEAEMDKMKEQNEKAWKWLKKRPAKNWSRSHFEPHSKCDLLLNNLCESFNSCILDSRDKSILTCLERIRVYIMLRMANRRIAGTVWRHPVGPRIVKIIEKNKLGASQCIPRLVGESKYQVSHMYGGEYVVDLKAKTCSCRRWDLCGIPCSHAISCIFQKEANVFDYTHDCYKKEAYLSSYEPMVHPIPSMDQWQRTNWPPIIPPPYKKQPGRPKKSRNKGPADVEVPAPVPPNPLPPFYNPPPTRLRRIYVKIRCSICGQERHNNVFYEWFVRCVSGLDVIVLYLVHFRT, encoded by the coding sequence ATGATCCTACTCAATAACAACGAGCTAGAGAGTGAAGATAAAGGGCAACAACAACACAGTAAAGATATTGGCAATGAAGATGAAtatgaagaggaagaggagaaaaaagaGGATGTTATTGTTAACAGTGATTATGAAAtaagtgaagaagaagaaaatggtaaTAAAGAGGCTGCATCAAGAGCACAACCAAGGAACAATGCACCAAATGATGAATATGCACAATGTTTTGAAGAGATGAATGAAATGCCTCTTAATGAAGCTACATGGGAGATAtcagatgatgatgaagatagtgatcGACTTCCTTCTGATGTTGATAGCTCTGGTGATGAGGAAGAAGGTCAAAAAAAGACAAGCAAGAGGAAATGGAAGAAGACAAATTTTAAACAGTTTAAGAAAGAAACTGATTTGAGAAATCCAGAGTTTAGAATTGGAATGCAATTTGCCAATAAGGATGAACTCAAGGAAACTATTAGGGAGTATGCAATTGTGCAAGGGAAGAATATTAAATTGGTGAAGAAAGATAATAAAAGGATTCAAGCCAAGTGTACAGGTCACACGAAATGCCCTTTTATTCTCTGGGCTTCCAAGATAGACACAGATGAGCAGACATTTGCCATAAAGACTCTGTCCTTAGAGCATGAGTGTACTAGAGTGGACAAACTGAAATATATTAATTCAAGGTGGCTGTCTAAAAGGTTTGCTGACAAGATTAGGAAAAATCCTGAGTGGGATGTAGGGGCATTCAAGGCTGAGGTTTTAGAAAAGTACCATATGAATGTTTCAAAGCATCATATTTATAGAGCAAAGACCTTGTCCAAGGTGATCATTGGAGGCAGCTATGTGGAGCAATATGCAAGGCTATGGGACTATGTAGAAGAATTGAAGAAGGCTAATAAAGGCAGCACTGTGATTATAAAGAATAAGATGAAGGGTAATAAACCTGTGTTTGAAAGAATTTATGTGTGTTTGGAAACTTGTAAGCGGGGATTTTCGGCAGGATGTAGACCTCTGATTGGTATAGATGGCTGCCATTTAAAGAGACCTTACACAGGGCAAGTTTTAACAGCCGTTAGTGTTGATGGGAATAATGGACTGTACCCAGTTGCTTATGCTGTTGTAGAGGTGGAATCAAAAAGTAGTTGGATTTGGTTCCTTCAACTTTTGATTGAAGACTTACAAATTGAGAATGGGAAAGCTTGGGTGTTTATGAATGATAAGCAAAAAGGTCTAATACTTGCAATTGAGACATTGCTTCCAACAGCTGAGCACAAAATGTGTGTTAGGCATCTCTACAGCAACTTCAGGATAGAGCATGCTGGCCTTGCACTGAAAAACATTCTCTGGGCTGCGGCAAAAGCAACTACCATTCCCTGGTATGAAGCAgaaatggacaaaatgaaAGAGCAAAATGAAAAGGCATGGAAGTGGCTTAAGAAAAGACCAGCCAAAAATTGGAGTAGATCTCATTTTGAGCCACATTCTAAGTGTGATTTGTTGTTGAACAACCTCTGTGAATCCTTTAACTCTTGCATTTTAGATTCAAGAGACAAGTCTATCTTAACATGTCTAGAAAGGATTAGAGTTTATATCATGTTAAGGATGGCTAATAGAAGGATTGCTGGTACGGTTTGGAGACATCCAGTTGGGCCTAGGATTGTCAAGATCATTGAGAAGAACAAGTTGGGAGCTAGTCAATGCATTCCTAGATTAGTAGGTGAGAGCAAATACCAAGTGAGTCATATGTATGGGGGAGAGTATGTAGTAGATCTAAAAGCCAAAACTTGCTCTTGTAGAAGATGGGATTTATGTGGGATCCCATGTTCTCATGCTATTTCTTGTATCTTTCAAAAGGAGGCAAATGTGTTTGACTATACACATGACTGCTATAAGAAAGAAGCCTACCTGAGTTCATATGAACCTATGGTACACCCAATACCATCCATGGACCAGTGGCAGAGAACTAATTGGCCTCCAATTATACCTCCTCCATATAAGAAGCAGCCTGGAAGACCTAAGAAATCAAGGAACAAAGGACCAGCTGATGTTGAAGTACCTGCTCCAGTTCCTCCAAACCCTTTGCCTCCATTTTACAATCCACCACCTACTAGGTTGAGAAGGATTTATGTCAAGATAAGATGCTCAATTTGTGGCCAGGAGAGACATAATAATGTGTTTTATGAATGGTTTGTTAGATGTGTCTCTGGGCTGGATGtcattgttttgtatttggtaCATTTTAGAACTTGA
- the LOC18793568 gene encoding auxin-responsive protein IAA2 isoform X1 — MGQLYNKRSYVASEDKKLELRLGPPGEDQSLLSLGCIIINNNISHEHKRVCHETFKEKKEEREGKWLTNSAPSSQCQQNPKPSHFQCPMISKPCNPGVAEFHNSDKKACSDPAIASEFTNPAAAHGSDQKSKTRIAQAAVVGWPPVRSSRKNLASCKSSFSKPPNSESPNEILQEGSSGKSDTNSKPHMFVKINMEGVPIGRKINLKAYDSYEKLSLAIDELFHGLLAAQRVCSDVEKEDKKGETKSITHGNGEYTLLYEDHEEDRMLVGDVPWNMFVSTAKRLRVLKSSELSTLKLSSSQNEKTPLDTPMEVGK, encoded by the exons ATGGGTCAGTTGTATAATAAGAGAAGCTATGTTGCATCTGAAGACAAAAAGCTGGAGCTGAGGCTTGGTCCTCCAGGAGAAGACCagtctcttctctctcttggttgcatcatcatcaacaacaaTATTTCTCATGAACACAAAAGAGTCTGCCATGAAActtttaaagagaaaaaagaagagagagagggcaagTGGTTGACAAACTCTGCTCCCAGCAGTCAGTGCCAGCAAAACCCTAAGCCTTCCCATTTTCAGTGTCCAATGATTTCCAAACCCTGCAACCCTGGAGTGGCAGAGTTCCACAACTCAGATAAGAAGGCATGTTCAGATCCTGCTATTGCTTCAGAGTTTACAAATCCTGCTGCAGCTCATGGCTCTGATCAGAAAAG TAAAACCAGAATTGCACAAGCTGCAGTTGTAGGGTGGCCTCCAGTACGTTCATCCAGGAAAAATCTTGCAAGCTGCAAATCAAGCTTTTCGAAGCCCCCAAATTCGGAGTCACCAAATGAAATTCTGCAGGAGGGGAGCAGTGGAAAATCTGATACTAATTCCAAGCCTCATATGTTTGTAAAGATCAACATGGAAGGGGTTCccattggaagaaaaatcaacCTCAAAGCCTATGACAGTTATGAGAAACTCTCCCTTGCCATAGATGAACTCTTCCATGGTCTTCTTGCAG ctCAAAGGGTTTGTTCTGATGTGgaaaaagaagacaagaaGGGAGAGACCAAATCAATAACTCATGGCAATGGGGAATATACTCTGCTCTATGAGGATCATGAAGAAGACAGGATGCTTGTTGGTGATGTCCCATGGAA CATGTTTGTGTCCACTGCAAAAAGGCTGCGCGTGCTGAAGAGCTCAGAGCTTTCCACTCTAAAAC TTAGCAGCAGTCAAAATGAAAAGACACCACTTGATACTCCAATGGAAGTTGGGAAATGA
- the LOC18793568 gene encoding auxin-responsive protein IAA2 isoform X2 translates to MGQLYNKRSYVASEDKKLELRLGPPGEDQSLLSLGCIIINNNISHEHKRVCHETFKEKKEEREGKWLTNSAPSSQCQQNPKPSHFQCPMISKPCNPGVAEFHNSDKKACSDPAIASEFTNPAAAHGSDQKSKTRIAQAAVVGWPPVRSSRKNLASCKSSFSKPPNSESPNEILQEGSSGKSDTNSKPHMFVKINMEGVPIGRKINLKAYDSYEKLSLAIDELFHGLLAEDKKGETKSITHGNGEYTLLYEDHEEDRMLVGDVPWNMFVSTAKRLRVLKSSELSTLKLSSSQNEKTPLDTPMEVGK, encoded by the exons ATGGGTCAGTTGTATAATAAGAGAAGCTATGTTGCATCTGAAGACAAAAAGCTGGAGCTGAGGCTTGGTCCTCCAGGAGAAGACCagtctcttctctctcttggttgcatcatcatcaacaacaaTATTTCTCATGAACACAAAAGAGTCTGCCATGAAActtttaaagagaaaaaagaagagagagagggcaagTGGTTGACAAACTCTGCTCCCAGCAGTCAGTGCCAGCAAAACCCTAAGCCTTCCCATTTTCAGTGTCCAATGATTTCCAAACCCTGCAACCCTGGAGTGGCAGAGTTCCACAACTCAGATAAGAAGGCATGTTCAGATCCTGCTATTGCTTCAGAGTTTACAAATCCTGCTGCAGCTCATGGCTCTGATCAGAAAAG TAAAACCAGAATTGCACAAGCTGCAGTTGTAGGGTGGCCTCCAGTACGTTCATCCAGGAAAAATCTTGCAAGCTGCAAATCAAGCTTTTCGAAGCCCCCAAATTCGGAGTCACCAAATGAAATTCTGCAGGAGGGGAGCAGTGGAAAATCTGATACTAATTCCAAGCCTCATATGTTTGTAAAGATCAACATGGAAGGGGTTCccattggaagaaaaatcaacCTCAAAGCCTATGACAGTTATGAGAAACTCTCCCTTGCCATAGATGAACTCTTCCATGGTCTTCTTGCAG aagacaagaaGGGAGAGACCAAATCAATAACTCATGGCAATGGGGAATATACTCTGCTCTATGAGGATCATGAAGAAGACAGGATGCTTGTTGGTGATGTCCCATGGAA CATGTTTGTGTCCACTGCAAAAAGGCTGCGCGTGCTGAAGAGCTCAGAGCTTTCCACTCTAAAAC TTAGCAGCAGTCAAAATGAAAAGACACCACTTGATACTCCAATGGAAGTTGGGAAATGA
- the LOC18789841 gene encoding histidine-containing phosphotransfer protein 4 isoform X1, with the protein MDRNQLQRQVALKRSSLFEQQFLDSQQFVQLEDLEDDANPNFVEEIVTLFYKDSSRLFQKIEQTMQSRPIDFGKLDDYMHQFKGSSSSIGAIKVKNECSQFKEFCLAGNAEGCFWAYQRVKQEHHTLRIQLESYFQLRKQAGLVRRF; encoded by the exons ATGGACAGAAACCAATTGCAACGCCAGGTTGCCCTCAAGAGAAGCTCTCTGTTTGAGCAG CAGTTCCTCGATTCACAGCAATTCGTACAGCTGGAGGATTTGGAAGACGATGCTAACCCAAATTTTGTGGAGGAAATTGTGACATTGTTCTACAAAGACTCATCTAGACTGTTCCAAAAGATTGAACAAACCAT GCAAAGTAGACCTATTGATTTTGGCAAGCTGGATGATTACATGCACCAGTTCAAGGGTAGCAGCTCAAG CATTGGAGCTATAAAGGTGAAGAATGAATGCTCCCAATTTAAGGAATTTTGTTTGGCAGGAAATGCTGAAGG CTGCTTCTGGGCTTACCAGAGAGTGAAACAAGAGCACCACACCTTGAGGATCCAACTTGAATCTTACTTTCAG TTGAGGAAACAAGCAGGACTGGTACGACGTTTCTGA
- the LOC18789841 gene encoding histidine-containing phosphotransfer protein 4 isoform X2 — MDRNQLQRQVALKRSSLFEQFLDSQQFVQLEDLEDDANPNFVEEIVTLFYKDSSRLFQKIEQTMQSRPIDFGKLDDYMHQFKGSSSSIGAIKVKNECSQFKEFCLAGNAEGCFWAYQRVKQEHHTLRIQLESYFQLRKQAGLVRRF, encoded by the exons ATGGACAGAAACCAATTGCAACGCCAGGTTGCCCTCAAGAGAAGCTCTCTGTTTGAGCAG TTCCTCGATTCACAGCAATTCGTACAGCTGGAGGATTTGGAAGACGATGCTAACCCAAATTTTGTGGAGGAAATTGTGACATTGTTCTACAAAGACTCATCTAGACTGTTCCAAAAGATTGAACAAACCAT GCAAAGTAGACCTATTGATTTTGGCAAGCTGGATGATTACATGCACCAGTTCAAGGGTAGCAGCTCAAG CATTGGAGCTATAAAGGTGAAGAATGAATGCTCCCAATTTAAGGAATTTTGTTTGGCAGGAAATGCTGAAGG CTGCTTCTGGGCTTACCAGAGAGTGAAACAAGAGCACCACACCTTGAGGATCCAACTTGAATCTTACTTTCAG TTGAGGAAACAAGCAGGACTGGTACGACGTTTCTGA
- the LOC18791307 gene encoding tryptophan--tRNA ligase, chloroplastic/mitochondrial isoform X1 — protein MGRVVFSHFLANSSPRLATSLRCYGGFQIRRWKRPSSNPQHRLLSARNGSGFRCCCSASLLQPAGPETSPSSVKKRIVSGVQPTGSIHLGNYLGAIRNWILLQNTYDTFFFIVDLHAITLPYDAQQLSKATRDTAALYLACGVDTSKASVFVQSHVRAHAELMWLLSSVTPVGWLNRMIQFKEKSRKAGDENVGVGLLTYPVLMASDILLYQSDFVPVGEDQKQHLELTRELAERVNHLFGGRKWKKLGGRGGSVFKVPEPLIPPVGARVMSLTDGLSKMSKSAPSDQSRINLLDPKDVIANKIKRCKTDSFPGMEFDNPERPECNNLLSIYQLISGKTKEEVAEECRDMNWGTFKSLLADALIDHLQPIQVRYEEIISDSAYLDGILAEGATKAAGIADATLHNVYQAMGFLRR, from the exons ATGGGTCGCGTGGTCTTCTCTCACTTCCTCGCCAACTCTTCTCCACGCTTAGCAACCTCACT CAGGTGCTATGGTGGATTTCAAATCAGGCGCTGGAAAAGACCTAGTTCAAATCCTCAGCATCGGCTTCTAAGCGCCCGTAATGGCTCTGGTTTTCGGTGCTGCTGTAGCGCTTCGCTCTTGCAACCCGCTGGTCCAGAGACTTCTCCGAGCTCTGTAAA GAAGAGGATAGTGTCTGGAGTCCAGCCGACGGGTTCTATTCACCTAGGGAATTATCTTGGAGCCATAAGAAATTGGATTCTGTTGCAG AATACATATgatactttctttttcattgtgGACCTCCATGCG ATTACATTGCCGTATGATGCACAACAATTATCCAAGGCAACAAGGGATACCGCAGCTCTTTATTTGGCATGTGGAGTGGACACCTCCAAG GCATCTGTCTTTGTGCAGTCTCATGTTCGTGCCCATGCAGAGTTGATGTGGCTTTTAAGTTCTGTCACACCTGTTGGTTGGCTTAATAGAATGATTCAGTTTAAAGAGAAATCGCGCAAGGCG GGGGATGAAAATGTTGGTGTTGGTCTGTTGACTTACCCTGTTTTGATGGCTTCTGATATTCTTTTATATCAG TCTGACTTTGTCCCAGTTGGTGAAGATCAAAAGCAGCATTTGGAGTTGACACGTGAGCTAGCGGAGCGTGTTAATCACTTATTTGGTGGaaggaaatggaaaaaattgGGAGG GCGAGGTGGTTCAGTTTTTAag GTTCCTGAGCCTCTTATACCACCAGTTGGAGCACGAGTGATGTCCCTTACTGATGGTCTTTCCAAG ATGTCCAAGTCTGCGCCTTCTGATCAGTCCCGGATCAATCTTCTTGACCCTAAAGAT GTAatagcaaacaaaataaagaggTGCAAAACTGACTCATTTCCAGG CATGGAATTTGATAATCCTGAAAGGCCTGAGTGCAACAACCTTCTCTCAATATATCAGCTGATTTCGGGAAAGACGAAAGAG GAAGTTGCAGAAGAATGCCGAGATATGAACTGGGGCACATTTAAGTCACTCCTAGCTGATGCGCTGATTGATCATCTGCAACCCATCCAG GTTCGCTACGAGGAAATCATTTCTGACTCAGCTTATTTGGATGGAATTTTGGCAGAAGGTGCTACGAAAGCTGCAGGTATAGCTGATGCTACACTCCATAATGTCTACCAGGCAATGGGATTCTTGCGTAGATGA
- the LOC18791307 gene encoding tryptophan--tRNA ligase, chloroplastic/mitochondrial isoform X3, with the protein MALVFGAAVALRSCNPLVQRLLRALKRIVSGVQPTGSIHLGNYLGAIRNWILLQNTYDTFFFIVDLHAITLPYDAQQLSKATRDTAALYLACGVDTSKASVFVQSHVRAHAELMWLLSSVTPVGWLNRMIQFKEKSRKAGDENVGVGLLTYPVLMASDILLYQSDFVPVGEDQKQHLELTRELAERVNHLFGGRKWKKLGGRGGSVFKVPEPLIPPVGARVMSLTDGLSKMSKSAPSDQSRINLLDPKDVIANKIKRCKTDSFPGMEFDNPERPECNNLLSIYQLISGKTKEEVAEECRDMNWGTFKSLLADALIDHLQPIQVRYEEIISDSAYLDGILAEGATKAAGIADATLHNVYQAMGFLRR; encoded by the exons ATGGCTCTGGTTTTCGGTGCTGCTGTAGCGCTTCGCTCTTGCAACCCGCTGGTCCAGAGACTTCTCCGAGCTCT GAAGAGGATAGTGTCTGGAGTCCAGCCGACGGGTTCTATTCACCTAGGGAATTATCTTGGAGCCATAAGAAATTGGATTCTGTTGCAG AATACATATgatactttctttttcattgtgGACCTCCATGCG ATTACATTGCCGTATGATGCACAACAATTATCCAAGGCAACAAGGGATACCGCAGCTCTTTATTTGGCATGTGGAGTGGACACCTCCAAG GCATCTGTCTTTGTGCAGTCTCATGTTCGTGCCCATGCAGAGTTGATGTGGCTTTTAAGTTCTGTCACACCTGTTGGTTGGCTTAATAGAATGATTCAGTTTAAAGAGAAATCGCGCAAGGCG GGGGATGAAAATGTTGGTGTTGGTCTGTTGACTTACCCTGTTTTGATGGCTTCTGATATTCTTTTATATCAG TCTGACTTTGTCCCAGTTGGTGAAGATCAAAAGCAGCATTTGGAGTTGACACGTGAGCTAGCGGAGCGTGTTAATCACTTATTTGGTGGaaggaaatggaaaaaattgGGAGG GCGAGGTGGTTCAGTTTTTAag GTTCCTGAGCCTCTTATACCACCAGTTGGAGCACGAGTGATGTCCCTTACTGATGGTCTTTCCAAG ATGTCCAAGTCTGCGCCTTCTGATCAGTCCCGGATCAATCTTCTTGACCCTAAAGAT GTAatagcaaacaaaataaagaggTGCAAAACTGACTCATTTCCAGG CATGGAATTTGATAATCCTGAAAGGCCTGAGTGCAACAACCTTCTCTCAATATATCAGCTGATTTCGGGAAAGACGAAAGAG GAAGTTGCAGAAGAATGCCGAGATATGAACTGGGGCACATTTAAGTCACTCCTAGCTGATGCGCTGATTGATCATCTGCAACCCATCCAG GTTCGCTACGAGGAAATCATTTCTGACTCAGCTTATTTGGATGGAATTTTGGCAGAAGGTGCTACGAAAGCTGCAGGTATAGCTGATGCTACACTCCATAATGTCTACCAGGCAATGGGATTCTTGCGTAGATGA
- the LOC18791307 gene encoding tryptophan--tRNA ligase, chloroplastic/mitochondrial isoform X2, which produces MGRVVFSHFLANSSPRLATSLCYGGFQIRRWKRPSSNPQHRLLSARNGSGFRCCCSASLLQPAGPETSPSSVKKRIVSGVQPTGSIHLGNYLGAIRNWILLQNTYDTFFFIVDLHAITLPYDAQQLSKATRDTAALYLACGVDTSKASVFVQSHVRAHAELMWLLSSVTPVGWLNRMIQFKEKSRKAGDENVGVGLLTYPVLMASDILLYQSDFVPVGEDQKQHLELTRELAERVNHLFGGRKWKKLGGRGGSVFKVPEPLIPPVGARVMSLTDGLSKMSKSAPSDQSRINLLDPKDVIANKIKRCKTDSFPGMEFDNPERPECNNLLSIYQLISGKTKEEVAEECRDMNWGTFKSLLADALIDHLQPIQVRYEEIISDSAYLDGILAEGATKAAGIADATLHNVYQAMGFLRR; this is translated from the exons ATGGGTCGCGTGGTCTTCTCTCACTTCCTCGCCAACTCTTCTCCACGCTTAGCAACCTCACT GTGCTATGGTGGATTTCAAATCAGGCGCTGGAAAAGACCTAGTTCAAATCCTCAGCATCGGCTTCTAAGCGCCCGTAATGGCTCTGGTTTTCGGTGCTGCTGTAGCGCTTCGCTCTTGCAACCCGCTGGTCCAGAGACTTCTCCGAGCTCTGTAAA GAAGAGGATAGTGTCTGGAGTCCAGCCGACGGGTTCTATTCACCTAGGGAATTATCTTGGAGCCATAAGAAATTGGATTCTGTTGCAG AATACATATgatactttctttttcattgtgGACCTCCATGCG ATTACATTGCCGTATGATGCACAACAATTATCCAAGGCAACAAGGGATACCGCAGCTCTTTATTTGGCATGTGGAGTGGACACCTCCAAG GCATCTGTCTTTGTGCAGTCTCATGTTCGTGCCCATGCAGAGTTGATGTGGCTTTTAAGTTCTGTCACACCTGTTGGTTGGCTTAATAGAATGATTCAGTTTAAAGAGAAATCGCGCAAGGCG GGGGATGAAAATGTTGGTGTTGGTCTGTTGACTTACCCTGTTTTGATGGCTTCTGATATTCTTTTATATCAG TCTGACTTTGTCCCAGTTGGTGAAGATCAAAAGCAGCATTTGGAGTTGACACGTGAGCTAGCGGAGCGTGTTAATCACTTATTTGGTGGaaggaaatggaaaaaattgGGAGG GCGAGGTGGTTCAGTTTTTAag GTTCCTGAGCCTCTTATACCACCAGTTGGAGCACGAGTGATGTCCCTTACTGATGGTCTTTCCAAG ATGTCCAAGTCTGCGCCTTCTGATCAGTCCCGGATCAATCTTCTTGACCCTAAAGAT GTAatagcaaacaaaataaagaggTGCAAAACTGACTCATTTCCAGG CATGGAATTTGATAATCCTGAAAGGCCTGAGTGCAACAACCTTCTCTCAATATATCAGCTGATTTCGGGAAAGACGAAAGAG GAAGTTGCAGAAGAATGCCGAGATATGAACTGGGGCACATTTAAGTCACTCCTAGCTGATGCGCTGATTGATCATCTGCAACCCATCCAG GTTCGCTACGAGGAAATCATTTCTGACTCAGCTTATTTGGATGGAATTTTGGCAGAAGGTGCTACGAAAGCTGCAGGTATAGCTGATGCTACACTCCATAATGTCTACCAGGCAATGGGATTCTTGCGTAGATGA